One genomic window of Sphingomonas sp. C3-2 includes the following:
- a CDS encoding class I adenylate-forming enzyme family protein: protein MNIFMLLEMAADALPDRIALVSGDRAYSYADLLRLAQAAATDLAEADVNRLGYLHVNSPAAPIALFAAALAGKPYVPMNYRLTRSELDALLGRIAPARVITALEDMPEGIETVAPDVLTAPSPHLSTEPVPGENDVAVELFTSGTTGAPKAAVLRHTNLLSYILGTVDFASADEDDAIIVTVPPYHIAGISTILSSVYAGRKMIQLPDFDPGEWLRLVRTHNVSNAFLVPTMLSRIVDHVETVSVDAAELPSLRALAYGGGKMPLAVIERAMALWPTTDFTNAYGLTETSSTICLLDPAAHRAAAQSSDPIERRRLGSVGRPLPTVEVVVRDEAGRAVEAGEPGLIFVRGDQVAGEYLATGSLLDADGWFATRDRGYLDAEGYLFLDGRDDDVIVRGGENISPGEIEEVLQSHPAVAEAAVVSIPDPEWGEGVAAAIILKPEHSAQEEDLRRWTRERLRSSRVPQAFSFVEGLPYNETGKLLRRVIRDMFREPVE from the coding sequence ATGAACATCTTCATGCTCCTTGAAATGGCGGCCGATGCCTTGCCCGACCGGATAGCCTTGGTGTCGGGAGACCGCGCCTACAGCTATGCCGATCTACTGCGCTTGGCACAGGCAGCCGCCACGGATCTGGCAGAGGCCGATGTCAACCGGCTGGGCTATCTCCACGTCAATTCGCCTGCAGCCCCGATCGCACTTTTTGCTGCGGCGCTGGCCGGCAAGCCTTATGTGCCGATGAATTACCGGCTGACGCGTAGCGAGTTGGACGCCTTGCTCGGGCGCATCGCGCCCGCGCGTGTCATAACGGCGCTCGAGGACATGCCCGAAGGGATCGAAACCGTCGCTCCCGACGTTTTGACCGCACCTTCGCCTCATTTGTCTACCGAACCTGTTCCGGGCGAAAACGATGTCGCGGTCGAACTCTTCACGAGCGGCACGACCGGGGCGCCCAAGGCGGCGGTCCTGCGCCACACCAATCTGCTTTCCTACATCCTTGGTACCGTCGATTTCGCTAGTGCAGATGAGGATGACGCAATCATAGTCACGGTCCCGCCCTATCATATCGCTGGAATTTCGACGATTTTGAGCTCGGTCTATGCCGGCCGCAAGATGATCCAGTTACCGGATTTCGATCCGGGCGAATGGCTGCGTCTGGTGCGCACGCACAATGTGTCAAACGCCTTTCTTGTGCCGACAATGCTCAGTCGGATCGTCGATCACGTTGAAACCGTCAGCGTTGATGCAGCAGAATTACCGAGCCTTCGCGCGCTTGCTTACGGCGGCGGCAAGATGCCGCTTGCGGTCATCGAGCGTGCCATGGCGCTGTGGCCGACCACCGATTTCACCAACGCCTATGGGCTGACCGAAACGAGCAGCACCATCTGCCTGCTCGATCCGGCGGCGCACCGTGCAGCCGCCCAGTCGAGCGACCCGATCGAGCGCCGGCGGCTTGGGTCGGTCGGACGTCCGCTGCCCACCGTCGAGGTCGTGGTGCGCGATGAAGCGGGCCGGGCGGTGGAGGCAGGCGAGCCTGGCCTGATTTTCGTGCGTGGCGATCAGGTCGCCGGCGAGTATCTGGCGACGGGGAGCCTGCTCGATGCCGATGGATGGTTTGCCACGCGTGACCGCGGCTATCTCGATGCAGAAGGCTATCTTTTTCTCGATGGACGCGATGACGATGTGATCGTCCGCGGTGGCGAGAATATCTCGCCGGGCGAAATTGAGGAGGTTCTGCAGAGCCACCCGGCCGTCGCTGAAGCCGCGGTCGTATCGATCCCCGATCCGGAGTGGGGCGAGGGCGTGGCCGCCGCGATCATCCTGAAGCCGGAGCATAGCGCCCAGGAGGAGGATCTACGCCGCTGGACACGGGAACGACTGCGCTCAAGCCGTGTGCCCCAGGCCTTCAGCTTCGTCGAAGGCCTGCCCTACAATGAAACCGGAAAATTGCTGCGGCGCGTGATCCGGGACATGTTCAGGGAACCAGTGGAATAA
- a CDS encoding aminotransferase class III-fold pyridoxal phosphate-dependent enzyme, whose protein sequence is MRAAMAAPGAPMRKKGSEMRFGFIAHPTSVPLKRYVKMLDLVQRNSEDFQSGYSRELWSHNNLVPFMNFDRIVSATGAEASGHLRYLPLTAQEMLRDPKASLIRVVEGARSLAADGADLVGLGGFTSIVGRHGIEVANASPVPVTSGNSLTAYAAYRALAQVMEWMRLRPADHRVAIIGYPGSIALAIARLLLEDGVELDLVHRPGAKAEDLLEHLPERWRNKVRLSGEIASFYAETRFFVAATSAGGVIDAHRLQPGSIVIDVALPRDVEESAAAKREDILIIDGGCVTASDQVRIGGESLNLTIKQQLNACLAETLILALEQRAEIYSIGRILETDKVLAIGEIAERHGFMPDPLASYGRRISPTHVASFRRYHCRHQAGRDEAAPQTPSVQRRSQDHYDTAQRFRRHINPYLADFLQNLHCDHVFAKAQGVVLTDTQGQEYLDFVAGYGCLNLGHNPPAVVSALQRFLAEEQPNFVQYVSFPKQTALLAERLCTRVGGAMERVFFSNSGTEAIEAALKLARASSPHHQIVHVENSYHGKTLGALSVTGREKHQRPFRPLLPGALAVPFGDLAALEHCFATDAIAAFIVEPILGEGGVHVPPEGYLRGVRALCDRYGVLLILDEVQTGMGRTGRFLASQWDDVHADILCLSKSLSGGLMPIGATLCSANIWDRAYGSSDRFLAHSSTFGGGNMAATAGLAALDALVDGQIMDQAFTVGENLRLRLQEATAEFPFIGEIRGKGMMLAVAFAADFSGAVSAGAHEFATRLPGDWHMTWRFLPDQVRDNLLEAMRRFEGSLGEMFCMRFVTKLAQDHNILTFLTANSNTVIRLQPPLTLTQAQADRFVEAFRAVCVDMSTFLN, encoded by the coding sequence TTGCGCGCAGCCATGGCCGCCCCGGGCGCGCCCATGCGGAAGAAAGGTTCTGAAATGCGTTTCGGCTTCATCGCTCATCCCACCTCCGTCCCGCTGAAACGCTATGTAAAAATGCTCGATCTGGTCCAGCGCAATAGCGAGGATTTCCAAAGCGGCTATTCGCGCGAGTTGTGGTCGCACAACAATCTCGTACCCTTCATGAATTTCGACCGGATCGTCAGCGCGACAGGAGCTGAGGCATCGGGACATTTGCGCTATCTTCCGCTGACCGCGCAAGAGATGCTCCGCGATCCCAAAGCCAGCCTGATCCGGGTTGTTGAGGGCGCAAGATCGCTGGCGGCTGATGGTGCCGATCTCGTCGGCCTTGGTGGTTTTACCTCGATCGTCGGGCGCCACGGGATCGAAGTGGCAAATGCCAGCCCGGTACCAGTGACGAGCGGTAATTCGCTGACGGCTTACGCGGCCTATCGAGCGCTTGCACAGGTGATGGAGTGGATGCGATTGCGCCCTGCGGATCACCGCGTGGCGATCATCGGCTATCCAGGATCGATCGCGCTTGCCATTGCGCGACTGTTGCTCGAGGACGGCGTGGAACTCGATCTCGTGCACCGCCCCGGCGCCAAGGCCGAGGACCTGCTAGAGCATCTGCCCGAACGCTGGCGCAACAAGGTGCGTCTCAGTGGCGAGATTGCAAGTTTCTACGCTGAGACACGCTTTTTCGTCGCGGCGACTTCGGCGGGCGGTGTGATCGATGCCCATCGCCTTCAGCCCGGATCGATCGTGATCGATGTGGCGCTACCGCGCGATGTTGAGGAGAGTGCTGCCGCGAAGCGCGAGGACATTCTGATCATCGATGGCGGTTGTGTGACAGCTTCGGATCAGGTGCGGATCGGGGGAGAAAGCCTGAACCTGACGATCAAGCAGCAACTGAACGCTTGCCTGGCGGAAACGCTGATCCTTGCGTTGGAACAAAGGGCGGAAATCTATTCGATCGGCCGTATTCTCGAGACGGACAAGGTGTTGGCTATTGGTGAAATCGCTGAGCGGCACGGGTTCATGCCCGACCCGCTTGCTTCATATGGGCGACGCATAAGCCCGACCCACGTCGCCAGCTTCCGCCGTTATCACTGCCGCCACCAAGCTGGCCGTGATGAGGCCGCCCCACAGACGCCCAGTGTGCAGCGCCGCAGCCAGGATCACTATGATACGGCGCAGCGTTTTCGCCGCCACATCAACCCCTATCTAGCCGATTTCCTGCAAAATCTGCACTGCGATCATGTGTTTGCCAAGGCGCAGGGCGTGGTGCTGACCGACACGCAGGGGCAGGAATATCTGGATTTCGTCGCGGGATATGGTTGCCTGAACTTGGGACACAATCCACCTGCCGTAGTTTCTGCCTTGCAGCGCTTTCTGGCGGAGGAGCAACCAAATTTCGTTCAATATGTGTCGTTTCCCAAGCAAACCGCGCTTCTGGCGGAACGCCTGTGCACAAGAGTGGGCGGTGCCATGGAGCGGGTATTCTTCTCGAACTCGGGCACCGAAGCGATCGAGGCGGCGCTGAAGCTGGCGCGCGCTTCTTCTCCTCACCATCAGATCGTTCACGTCGAAAACAGCTATCACGGCAAAACCTTGGGGGCCCTTTCGGTTACCGGGCGTGAGAAGCATCAGCGGCCGTTCCGTCCGCTTCTACCCGGCGCGCTCGCTGTGCCCTTCGGCGATCTGGCAGCGTTGGAGCACTGCTTCGCAACCGACGCAATTGCAGCCTTCATTGTCGAGCCGATCCTTGGCGAGGGCGGTGTTCATGTGCCGCCAGAAGGGTATCTGCGAGGTGTACGGGCACTGTGCGACCGTTACGGCGTTCTGCTGATCCTCGATGAAGTGCAGACCGGGATGGGCCGAACGGGACGTTTTCTCGCCAGCCAATGGGACGATGTGCACGCCGATATCCTGTGCTTGTCGAAATCGCTTTCGGGCGGGCTTATGCCTATTGGCGCAACGCTGTGCAGCGCGAATATCTGGGATCGCGCCTATGGTAGCAGCGACCGGTTCCTGGCGCACAGTTCCACTTTTGGTGGCGGAAACATGGCGGCGACTGCGGGGCTGGCCGCGTTGGACGCGCTTGTGGACGGTCAGATCATGGATCAGGCCTTCACCGTGGGAGAAAATTTGCGCCTGAGGCTGCAAGAGGCCACCGCCGAATTTCCGTTCATCGGCGAGATCCGAGGCAAGGGCATGATGCTCGCCGTTGCATTTGCTGCGGATTTTTCAGGTGCTGTCTCTGCGGGCGCGCATGAGTTCGCGACTAGACTACCCGGAGACTGGCACATGACCTGGCGCTTCCTTCCCGATCAGGTGCGCGACAATCTGCTGGAGGCGATGCGCCGGTTCGAGGGTTCTCTGGGCGAGATGTTCTGCATGCGTTTTGTGACCAAGCTGGCGCAGGATCACAATATCCTGACTTTCCTGACGGCCAATTCGAATACAGTAATCCGTCTGCAGCCGCCCTTGACCCTGACACAGGCACAGGCCGACCGCTTCGTCGAGGCCTTCCGCGCGGTTTGCGTCGACATGTCGACTTTTCTGAATTGA